One window of Camelina sativa cultivar DH55 chromosome 4, Cs, whole genome shotgun sequence genomic DNA carries:
- the LOC104782308 gene encoding bifunctional protein FolD 1, mitochondrial isoform X2: MLLVARKALAAVHSKAIRLTTREVHYLSSILVSPPLVSLDLPENWIPYSDPPPLAAFETEQKTVVIDGKVIAEEIRTKIISEVGKMKKAVGKVPGLAVVLVGQQRDSQTYVRNKIKACEEAGIKSVLAELPEDCSEGHIISVLKEFNEDTSIHGVLVQLPLPQHLDESKILNMVRLEKDVDGFHPLNMGNLAMRGREPLFVSCTPKGCVELLIRAGVEIAGKNAVVIGRSNIVGLPMSLLLQA; encoded by the exons ATGTTATTGGTCGCGAGGAAAGCTTTGGCCGCGGTGCATAGTAAGGCAATTCGTTTGACAACAAGGGAAGTTCATTACCTAAGCTCCATCTTAGTGTCTCCTCCACTTGTCTCCCTTGATTTGCCTGAAAATTGGATTCCTTACTCTGATCCTCCACCTCTTGCTGCTTTTG AGACTGAACAGAAGACTGTGGTAATAGATGGTAAAGTTATAGCCGAGGAAATCAGAACAAAGATTATAAGTGAAGTGGGGAAGATGAAAAAGGCTGTTGGAAAAGTCCCTGGTCTTGCTGTTGTTTTGGTTGGCCAACAAAGAGACTCACAAACTTATGTTCGCAACAAAATtaaagcttgtgaagaagctGGTATTAAATCTGTTCTGGCTGAATTGCCTGAGGATTGTAGTGAAGGACATATTATTAGTGTCTTGAAAGAATTTAATGAAGACACGTCTATTCATGGTGTTCTTGTGCAGCTTCCTTTGCCCCAA CACCTTGATGAATCAAAAATCTTGAATATGGTGAGATTGGAGAAAGATGTTGATGGGTTTCATCCATTAAACATGGGGAATCTTGCAATGAGAGGGAGGGAACCGCTGTTTGTATCTTGCACTCCTAAAGGCTGTGTGGAGTTGTTGATAAGAGCAGGCGTTGAAATAGCAGGCAAAAATGCTGTTGTGATTGGAAGAAGCAACATCGTTGGACTACCAATGTCTTTACTATTGCAG GCATGA
- the LOC104782308 gene encoding bifunctional protein FolD 1, mitochondrial isoform X1, which translates to MLLVARKALAAVHSKAIRLTTREVHYLSSILVSPPLVSLDLPENWIPYSDPPPLAAFETEQKTVVIDGKVIAEEIRTKIISEVGKMKKAVGKVPGLAVVLVGQQRDSQTYVRNKIKACEEAGIKSVLAELPEDCSEGHIISVLKEFNEDTSIHGVLVQLPLPQHLDESKILNMVRLEKDVDGFHPLNMGNLAMRGREPLFVSCTPKGCVELLIRAGVEIAGKNAVVIGRSNIVGLPMSLLLQRHDATVSTVHAFTKDPEHITRKADIVIAAAGIPNLVRGSWLKPGAVVIDVGTCPVEDSSCEFGYRLVGDVCYEEALGVASAITPVPGGVGPMTIAMLLCNTLDAAKRIFL; encoded by the exons ATGTTATTGGTCGCGAGGAAAGCTTTGGCCGCGGTGCATAGTAAGGCAATTCGTTTGACAACAAGGGAAGTTCATTACCTAAGCTCCATCTTAGTGTCTCCTCCACTTGTCTCCCTTGATTTGCCTGAAAATTGGATTCCTTACTCTGATCCTCCACCTCTTGCTGCTTTTG AGACTGAACAGAAGACTGTGGTAATAGATGGTAAAGTTATAGCCGAGGAAATCAGAACAAAGATTATAAGTGAAGTGGGGAAGATGAAAAAGGCTGTTGGAAAAGTCCCTGGTCTTGCTGTTGTTTTGGTTGGCCAACAAAGAGACTCACAAACTTATGTTCGCAACAAAATtaaagcttgtgaagaagctGGTATTAAATCTGTTCTGGCTGAATTGCCTGAGGATTGTAGTGAAGGACATATTATTAGTGTCTTGAAAGAATTTAATGAAGACACGTCTATTCATGGTGTTCTTGTGCAGCTTCCTTTGCCCCAA CACCTTGATGAATCAAAAATCTTGAATATGGTGAGATTGGAGAAAGATGTTGATGGGTTTCATCCATTAAACATGGGGAATCTTGCAATGAGAGGGAGGGAACCGCTGTTTGTATCTTGCACTCCTAAAGGCTGTGTGGAGTTGTTGATAAGAGCAGGCGTTGAAATAGCAGGCAAAAATGCTGTTGTGATTGGAAGAAGCAACATCGTTGGACTACCAATGTCTTTACTATTGCAG AGGCATGACGCAACAGTAAGCACGGTGCATGCGTTTACAAAGGATCCAGAGCACATTACTAGGAAGGCGGATATTGTGATAGCAGCTGCAGGTATACCTAATTTAGTTCGTGGAAGTTGGCTTAAACCTGGAGCAGTTGTCATTGATGTTGGAACATGTCCGGTTGag GATAGTAGCTGTGAGTTTGGTTACCGTCTTGTTGGGGATGTATGTTACGAGGAAGCGTTAGGTGTAGCCTCGGCTATCACTCCCGTACCTGGAGGAGTCGGACCCATGACGATCGCCATGCTACTATGCAATACTTTGGATGCTGCTAAGCGGATATTCCTCTGA